The genomic stretch CGGGAAGTGGAATATGACTATCAAAAGACCTGTGTTGCCATTATTGAGCGAGGGTTACCACCAATTTTTGCATGGCGTTTAGCTAAGGGTTTAGAATTTGCCGAACGTGCCGATGATGCTTCCCATTTGTGCGAGAGAGGTGTGTAGATGTCACATTGGGCAATTTTAAGTGGCATTGAGGCGAATCTCACGGCTTATGAAGCAGTGCTAGAAGACATTAAGCGACAGGTTCCGAAAGTTACCGAACTTTATATTCTTGGTGATGTGATCAATGCGAGTGCTGCCAGTGAAAAAGTCGTAGAGAGAATTCGCAATCCCCGCATTGGTGAGCTAGTGCCGCAGGTCTGCAAAGGCTGGTGGGAAGAGCAAGTGCTGATGCTGCATGGATTCGTTCCCGATCTTGAGCCAAATCCTTTGGTAGAAAAATATGGCGTAGCTGCTGCAAAATCTCTTTGGGACAATATCTCTAAAGAAACCGTGTCATGGATTAGCAATCTCCATTTTGCCTTTATGGAATTTGACTGTCTATTAGTACATGGTAGTAGTTTGAGTGTATTGGAAGTTCTCACCCCTGAAAGTTCGCCTTTACTACTCCTAGATCGCATTGCCCGTAGTAATGCTAATCGCCTATTTTGCGGACGTTCTGGACAAACCTTTCGCTACCATATTAAGGATGGTTCCCTCAATTCCCATGTGTTAACCCTTGATGGTGAAGAGGTTTCGCAAACCTTTAATACTAGCGATAGCCTTGCAATCGGGGTGGGCAATGTCGGTGGCACTCCCAACAAAGCAACCTATACAATCTATAGTCCCAATACGGATATCGTGCAGTTTCGGACAGTACGCTATGGTAAGAGCAAAGGCTTTGGGAAAAGTTAATGCAACATTTAGTTAGCCTTCCAAAACAAACTATTGATGCCTTGAGTAGTACAGAAATATTTTTGAAAGCGTTGCGAAGCAACGCTTTCAAAAATATTTCTGGGTTTTAAGTAAGCGCAAAGTGCTGTACGCCAATTCACGAAAGTGTTGCCACACTTTTTTGAATTGGTATTACATGGCTATTGCTTTTGTGATTCTCAACAAATTGGGCAAAGTTATTAGACACAGAATAATTGGATTAACCCAAAAACCATCTTACTCCTGTAATTAAATAATAAATTCCTGCCAAAATTAAGGCTATGCTTCCTAATTTAGTGATTAGTTCTGAGTGTTGCAGTAATAATCTTGCTTGTTTGGCAAAACCAGCTAATAGACTTGCCAAAAAGATGATCGCGGTGTAGCCAAAGGCATAGCTTGCCATCGTTAAAACTGCCAGTAATTGAGAACCACTAGTGCTGGACGCAGCGAGAACTGCAAACAAAACTGGGCTGGAACAAGGAGAACTAATCAGGGCAAAGGTTAATCCCACACCAAAGGGTCCCCAATGGGAACCATCGATATGGATTCGGGGCAAGGGAATCTGAATCAGTCCCAATAAGCCAATCCCCATAAACAAAATAATTGCGCCCACTACGACATTGACATGACCGCGATATTCCACAATCACAGCACTCGCAAAGGAGGATACCAATCCAAATAGACTGAGGACTATCACATTCCCTAAGACAAATAGCCCCGCTTTGAGTAAAGCATCACGGCGAGAGGTAATATTACGTGTGCCGATGTAACTAAGATTGACGGGCAGCAAAGCCAAAATGCAAGGGGAAACGCTGGCTAGTAAACCACCCACAAAGGCAAGTGGCATCAGAACTAATGGATTGGTTGTATCCTGATTGGAGAACCATTGCTGATAGCTATTTTCAGCTAGGGAAATGGAATGTTCAAGTCCTTGGGAAACGGAACCGTTAGTTAATAGAACTAGTACTAAACCTAGCAAGGCTAGGCTGCCAAATATTAACCATTTTGCAGGGATTTTCATATTATCTAGCCAAAGCCTTGTCTAGCACTTGAGTATAGGCGGCTTTATCGGCATTGTTACGGTACTGCGCTAAGACTTTGCCTGTAGCAGGATCGATAATCGTGAGAGAACCAGTTTGAGTTTTATTCTCGGCAAGAAATTTACTCAATCCTAGCTCTTTAGCAGTGGCTTCCGCAGCAGCCGTAGTGGACTTGTCCGATACATCTAACACCACAAATTCCACTTTGCCTTCGTACTCTTTCTTGAGATCGGATATGGTTGGGGCGATATTTTTACAAGCAGGACACCAAGTAGCATAAACATCAACCACAACGGGCTTGCCTTGCAGCTTTTGAGCAAGCGGTTCACCGATGGAAGTAGATGCAGCTTTTGCTGCACAGGGATTAGCTTTGTCTTTTGCCGCGCAAGGATTGGCTTTATCTTTTGCCGCGCAAGGATTAGTTTTGTCTTTTGCCGCAAAGGGATTTGGCTTAACTTCGGCAGCATTGCTGGCAACCGTATTGGTGGCAGGAGTGGTTGCGCTTGGGCTAGAAGAACAGGACGAGATCGCTACAGTAGATAGTAATGAAATCACAGCTAGGGTGGCAATATGTTGGGCTTTCATGGTTTTGAGTTCCGTTAATAGGGATTTAAAGAGAATAGTGATTAGATAGCGATCGCCTTACCTTCTCGCCAAAGCTGCATCTAACACTCTGGTGTAAGTAGACTTGTTAGGGTTGTTATAGTTTTGTGACAGAATCTTGCCTGTAGATGGCTCAACAATAGTTACTGAACCAGTTCGATTCTTGTTAGCAGCAAAGAAATCACTGAGTCCTAGCTCTTGGGCGATCGCCTCTGATTGAGCCGTAGATGCTCTATCTGATACATCTAGCACCACAAAGTGAACCTTCCCTGCATATTGTTGTTTCAGTTGAGAGACAGTTGGGGCAATATTTTTGCAAGCAGGACACCAACTAGCATAGATATCAACCACTACAGGTTTGCCATGCAATTTCTTGGCGAGAGATCCACCCACAGATTGGGCATAGGCGGCTTCACCTGCGATCGCTTCCGATACGGATTGTTGAATATGTTGAATAGTTTCTGGCTTTACTAAGGCGATCGCCGTACCAAAACTTAGTAAGGCGATCGCGGCAACTGTTGACAGAGACTTAACTTTCATAGGAATTACTCAGGTGAAATATTAGGCAAAATTCAAGACTGAGCCTATTAAAGCCGAGAAAAATGAGTGCCAGATGAGGAGTAGATGGAGATTACATAAAGCTTGCAGACTTGAGAAAGTAGTGGTAATTCATGAATTGCCGCTACGCTAAGCATTACAAGCCTGATTGCCGAGCAGAATACCTGTCTTCATCAAAAATTTATCTTGGAGTCACTTGTCACTCATCTAGAATCCCCAACTTGGCTCTAGACTGAAGAAAATAAACCCATACTTCAGTTTAAGATTTGCTATAGCGGGTTTGACATTAAACTGCCGTAAAAATATAAATCAATGCAAGCGATCGCTCAAGACTGGTTAGTTACTAATGAAAGTGAATGTATTCCCCTTGCGCTACAGCATAATCTGCAAGATCTGCTAGAAGATTCACGCGCATACCCCTATCGACTTTATCGCTTTCTTACTGATGTTGAAAATATCATCTGGCAAGAACAAGATGATCACTTGCGATTGCAAAAAATCTATCCATTAGTACGGCGTTTACTCAATAATTCGGAATGGATTTTAACTAGTTTTGCACTACCTGATCCTGAAACGGGTTGGTCAGTCCAAATACTCTATGATGAGCCAGACTTTGAGCTAACGGTACAGACAGTAGCTTGGTCACCGCAAAGTATTTCGCCAATTCATAATCATGCAACATGGGGAATTGTAGCGCTGATTGACGGCGAAGAGAAAAATACATTTTGGCGGCGATCGCCTACATCAGAGTTTCCCAATCACATTACTAAAACTGGCGAACATATTCTCAATGCTGGCGATATTCTCTGCTTAATGCCCGATGCCATTCATCAAATTGAAGCCATTAGTAATGAACCTACAATTAGCTTTAATCTTTATGGAATTACTGACTATCAGCAACGTTTCGAGTTTGATATCCAAGAGCATAGCGCTAAAATTTTCTAAAAATGCCTAACCCATTCAAAACTTCACTCCAGTTCCGATTGACCATAGAATTGATTGCCATTTCGATCATTGGGTTAAGCAGTGTTTCCGTTTGGGCAGGTTGGAAAATGGAGCAGACCTTGATCACCAGTCATAAGCAGCTATTGGAATATGTGGCGATGCGTTTTCCTGAGCAGGTGGAAATGTATCTGGAAATGGGTGAAGTGAATACGGGCATAGAACGGACAACCAATAAACTCGCGACTGCGGAACTCACAATTTTAGTACAGAGTAACGATGGTAAGGTTCTTGCCAAGTCTAGCAACAATCCTAATTCAGAGGCTGATCCAACAGCTATAGTGGCAACCACAGCAATTCCCACTACGCCACAGGTAATGCGCTTTGGCGATCGCTATCTGGTAATCTGCGGCAATGAACTGAAGGTAAATGGAAAGATTGTCGGTAAAGTGTATCTATCGCAGGACATTACCAATCAGCAGCGACAATTGACGAATGGACTGTATGGCTTGGTGATTACAAGCACTGTGGTGGCGTTAATCTTAATTGGGGCGATCGCCTATCGGATTCAGAATGCGCTCTATCCATTAAAACAAATGAGTGCATCCGCAAGCACCACTGACTTAGAAGATTTGCAATCGCTCAAATTGCAGCTTGCACAGGCTCCCGATGAGGTGCGAGGACTTGTGCAAGCTTTTAACGAAACCCTGTTACGATTGTCTAGTGCTTGGGAACAGCAACATCAATTTGTCGGCAATGTATCCCACGAATTACGCACCCCCCTAACCGTAATCAATGGTTATCTCCAAAGCTTGCTACGCCGAGGCGACAACCTCAGCATTTATCAACAACAAGCCCTTGAAACCGCCAGTGCCGAAACCGATCGCACAATCACGATGCTCCAAGATTTACTAGACTTAGCCAGAGCCGACAGTGGTAATTTGCACTTCCGCCAAAGCCCTGTTTTTCTGAATACCTTAGTGGCGGAAGTTGCCAAAATGAGTGAAAAAGTCAGCGATCGCCCCGTGAAGTTATTAGCCACCGATCAAGATATAGTCGCCCTTGCCGACCAAGATCGCCTGCAACAAGTCCTGATTAATTTAGTGGATAATGCCATCAAATATTCTGCTGAACCTGTGGAGATTCAACTCGAAAGTACTGCCGATCAAGCAATTATCCATATTTGCGATCGCGGCATTGGTATTTCTTTGCAACATCAAAATCGTATTTTTGAGCGTTTTTATCGCGCCGATGAAGCTGCCACACGTTCTAGGGATGGTACGGGCTTGGGACTTGCGATCGCCAAGAGCCTAATTGAAGGTATGCATGGTCGGATTACCCTGCGTTCCAAGCCCAATGAGGGTAGTATCTTTACGATTGCCTTGCCTCTATGGAAATCAACCAACGGAAATATAATATGAGCGATCGCATTCTCTTAGTTGAAGATGACCCAAAATTATCAAAATTCATCGCCTCAGAACTGAGTTTAGAAGGCTATCAAGTCACCGTTGCTAACAATGGTATTGATGGTTTAGCGATCGCCAGAAACTTGATTGAGTCACAGCAACTTGATCTCCTGATTCTAGATTGGATGCTTCCCGAAATTTCTGGACTAGATATCTGTATTCGGCTTCGCAAACATCAACTGGGAGGGGGGCTACAAGTACCAATTATTATGTTGACGGCAAAGGATGAAATTCCCGATCGCGTGACGGGTTTAAATGCGGGAGCTGATGATTATCTAGTCAAACCATTTAGCATTGAAGAACTCCTAGCCAGAATCCAAGCCAGACTCAGACGCATCCATCCTGAAATCACGAATAGTTTACAATTTGCCAACTTGACCCTAAACCGCCTCTCCCGTGAAGTTTATCGCGCTACTCAAAAAATCGAACTAACTGCCAAGGAATTCGATCTTCTAGAATTCATGCTACGCCATCCTCACCAAGTTCTCACCCGCGACCAAATTCTAGAATCAGTATGGGGCTATGACTTTATGGGTGAGTCCAATATCATCGAAGTCTACATTCGCGCTCTACGGATCAAGTTAGAAGTAGGTGATCGACAACGACTTTTACACACAGTACGCGGAGTGGGCTATGTGTTGCGCGAACAGCCCTGAAACTATTAGGACTTACCACATTCACATTATGAAAGTGCGCTATAGCAAGAGCAAAAACTTTGGGAAAGTTGAGACATTCTAAAAATAATTTTTAGGATGTTTTCACTTAGAAGCGATATGATAATGATAATCATTATTAAATAGCAAGCGACAAAAATCCTATGAATACCACATCCTCTGCAATCCCTGTCACTGTGCTAACAGGCTATCTCGGTGCAGGCAAAACCACATTACTTAATCGCATTCTTACCCATGAGCATGGCAAAAAAGTTGCTGTGATCGTCAATGAATTTGGTGAAGTTGGCATCGATCATAAATTGGTCGTTAACGCTGACGAAGAAATCTTTGAAATGAACAATGGCTGTATTTGCTGTACTGTGCGTGGTGACTTGATTAGAATTATCACTAATCTGATGCGCCGCCGTGACAAGTTTGATCATTTAGTGATTGAGACCACTGGACTTGCTGATCCTGCACCTGTAATTCAAACCTTCTTTGTGGATGAAGATGTCAGCACTAAAACCAAGCTAGATGCGGTAGTCACAGTAGTTGATGCAAAGCATATCTCGCAGCATTGGGATGCTGAAGAAGTACAGGAGCAAATCGCTTTTGCCGACATTATTTTATTAAACAAAACAGATTTGGTAAGCGAGGCAGAACTCGAAGATCTAGAGAAACGCATCAAAGCAATGAACTTGATGAGCAAAATCTATCGCACTCAAAACTCAGAAATTGATATGGATGCTGTGTTAGGAGTCGGTGCATTTGAGCTAGAGAGAGCTTTACAAATTGATCCTGAATTTCTCGGTGAAGATGCCCACGAACATGACGACACCGTAACATCTGTTGCGATTGTCGAAGAAGGCGAACTCTATTTACCGAAGGTAAATAATTGGATTAGCACACTATTGCGTGAACAGGGTGTGGATATCTTTAGGATGAAGGGAATTCTCAATATCAAGGGAATTGATGAACGCTTTGTTTTTCAAGGTGTGCATATGTTATTTGATGGTACTCGTGATCGCCTATGGCAACTTCACGAAAAGCGCCAAAATGAGCTAGTATTCATCGGACGTAACCTTGATGCTGAAAAATTAAAAGCAGAGTTCCTTGCTTGCTTGGCTTAATTACTCTGATAGAGATTGTTACAACAATTCACCCGACTCTTGCAAAGAATGTAAGCGATGATAGATACCACCTTGAGCGAGAAGCTGTTGATGGGAACCGATTTCAACGATCGCACCTTTATCTAAAACTACAATCTTATCGGCTTCGCGCACAGTGCTGAGTCGGTGAGCAATCACAATCGTGGTGCGGGTTCCCTGAATGCGACGCATGGCGAGTTGAATCGATCGCTCGGATTCGTAATCAAGGCTAGAAGTTGCCTCATCAAAGACGAGAATATCAGGATTAACTAGTAAAGCTCTGGCAATGCCTAAGCGCTGACGTTGACCACCAGAGAGACGCACACCCCGTTCACCGACGATGGTGTTATAGCCCCTTGGTAATAAATGGAGAAACTCGTCCACACTGGCGATCGCACAGGCTTCTTGAACTTGAGCGAAAGTTGCCGTAGGATTGCCGTAAACCAGATTATCCATCAGGGTTCCATTAAAGATATCTACTTCCTGATGCACGATCGCTAAACGTTTACGGTAGCCCGTAATATCTAGTTCGGTGATATTTGTCCCATCAATCAAAATGCCGCCACTTGATGGCTCGAAGTAACGGAATAGCAATTTAACTAAAGTGGATTTACCAGAACCTGATTTTCCTACTAGGGCAACGGTTTCATAGGGATTGATGGTAAATTGAATCTTTCCGAGGACAGGGCGATCGCGGTCATAACCAAAGGTGAGATTGCGGAACTCGACTTTACCTGTCAAACGATATTGCGGATATTTGGTATCAGGATGCAAGGCGATCGCCGCATCCTGTCCATTGGCTTGTTTCATGAACTCATGGAAGCGCAACATCGAGGAATAGCGACGGGCAAAGACTTCGGCAAGTAAACAAATCGGTTTGATTTCCGAATAAGCCATGCTAGCCAAGGTGGAAATGGTGATGAAATGCCCAATGGACATCTTGCCACCAAAAGTAGCGAATAGGGCAGCTCCAAATACGACAAATTGACAAGCTTCCAACACCGTATCGCGCACCATGCCTAATTTTACATAGCCAATGTGAATGCCCCAAAGTGAGACTTTTGCTTCCCGTTCAAGGCGATCGCTTTGGCGTTTATATTCTTTCGCTTCATTAGCAAAAGCTTTGACAGTCTTGATGCTAGTAATAATTTCGGAAGTGCGACTTTCGGTATTCTCTTGATAGATATCGAGATTCTCTTCCGTTTTGACTAATCCCTTCAGTTTTTGCAAACTTCCTAATAGCACTAAAATAAATGACACTAAAAAGAATGCCGAGATCCACCATGCGATCGCACAGATGATTACAAAAATACCGAGAATTCGCACGACTTTTGGAATCAATTGCCCTGCGATTTCGGGATATGACCACATGTGATTGGCTAAACCTCGCGCCACACGTCCTGCAATCCTGCCCGCATTATTCTCATCGTAAAACTCGATGGGTAGGGTCAAAATTTTGGCGATCGCTTTTTGAGTCTGATCGCGGCGTGATTTGAGGGCAATTTCCCAGTGGAAGTTATTGGCAATCCAGACCTGAATCGGTGCGCGTAAAACCGTCACCACAAAAATCAAGCCTGATAACATAATTAATGCGGTAGTGGGATTCGGAGACTGTCCAAAAATACCCGCCATTGCGATAACAAGGCTATTGATTTCAGGATCGAGCGATCGCCCTGATAACACATTCAGAATTTGCCCAACGGTATAGGGAACGGCGAGATCGATGATTTCAAATAGACTGGAACCTGTAATGCTCCATATCGCCGTGTTGCGATAGCGTTTAAAGTAACGGACAATGTCCCAAAAGTTAGCGGTCATGCTCATTCAAAGAAATTAATTGGCGATCGAAGAACTGTTGCTGAAACAGGATTTCATTGGCAGCTTGGATAAACTGTTTGGTAATAGTTGATGATTGCGTCGATGATTCTGCTGATAAATGATCGGTGGCAACAGAATTGATGCGTATGTGAGGATCATCTAGTTCACCATTACTTTCATTATGAACGATCTCCACAACATAGCCATATTGTCGCAATTCCTCAAAGCCAAGCTGCAAGACACTTTGATCTTCGATTCCCAATTTAGCAATTAATTGCGATCGCTTGATTTCTTTGCCTGTACGACTAAGGTATTTAGCGATACCCACAAGGGTTTGCCATGCGATCGCACCATTAATCTTTTCAGGATTGGTATAAACTAGCGCTAAGGCTTGATCGGATTGCGCCGCTTGCTCGATGAGCATGTTTAAATCATGCCAACTCGTGGGACAGCGATCGCAGATTGTAGCTTCTAATTCTTGTTCTAACTGCCCATGCCCCCGCCGATCGATGA from Pseudanabaena sp. Chao 1811 encodes the following:
- a CDS encoding CobW family GTP-binding protein encodes the protein MNTTSSAIPVTVLTGYLGAGKTTLLNRILTHEHGKKVAVIVNEFGEVGIDHKLVVNADEEIFEMNNGCICCTVRGDLIRIITNLMRRRDKFDHLVIETTGLADPAPVIQTFFVDEDVSTKTKLDAVVTVVDAKHISQHWDAEEVQEQIAFADIILLNKTDLVSEAELEDLEKRIKAMNLMSKIYRTQNSEIDMDAVLGVGAFELERALQIDPEFLGEDAHEHDDTVTSVAIVEEGELYLPKVNNWISTLLREQGVDIFRMKGILNIKGIDERFVFQGVHMLFDGTRDRLWQLHEKRQNELVFIGRNLDAEKLKAEFLACLA
- a CDS encoding response regulator transcription factor: MSDRILLVEDDPKLSKFIASELSLEGYQVTVANNGIDGLAIARNLIESQQLDLLILDWMLPEISGLDICIRLRKHQLGGGLQVPIIMLTAKDEIPDRVTGLNAGADDYLVKPFSIEELLARIQARLRRIHPEITNSLQFANLTLNRLSREVYRATQKIELTAKEFDLLEFMLRHPHQVLTRDQILESVWGYDFMGESNIIEVYIRALRIKLEVGDRQRLLHTVRGVGYVLREQP
- a CDS encoding cytochrome c biogenesis protein CcdA yields the protein MKIPAKWLIFGSLALLGLVLVLLTNGSVSQGLEHSISLAENSYQQWFSNQDTTNPLVLMPLAFVGGLLASVSPCILALLPVNLSYIGTRNITSRRDALLKAGLFVLGNVIVLSLFGLVSSFASAVIVEYRGHVNVVVGAIILFMGIGLLGLIQIPLPRIHIDGSHWGPFGVGLTFALISSPCSSPVLFAVLAASSTSGSQLLAVLTMASYAFGYTAIIFLASLLAGFAKQARLLLQHSELITKLGSIALILAGIYYLITGVRWFLG
- a CDS encoding sensor histidine kinase; translation: MPNPFKTSLQFRLTIELIAISIIGLSSVSVWAGWKMEQTLITSHKQLLEYVAMRFPEQVEMYLEMGEVNTGIERTTNKLATAELTILVQSNDGKVLAKSSNNPNSEADPTAIVATTAIPTTPQVMRFGDRYLVICGNELKVNGKIVGKVYLSQDITNQQRQLTNGLYGLVITSTVVALILIGAIAYRIQNALYPLKQMSASASTTDLEDLQSLKLQLAQAPDEVRGLVQAFNETLLRLSSAWEQQHQFVGNVSHELRTPLTVINGYLQSLLRRGDNLSIYQQQALETASAETDRTITMLQDLLDLARADSGNLHFRQSPVFLNTLVAEVAKMSEKVSDRPVKLLATDQDIVALADQDRLQQVLINLVDNAIKYSAEPVEIQLESTADQAIIHICDRGIGISLQHQNRIFERFYRADEAATRSRDGTGLGLAIAKSLIEGMHGRITLRSKPNEGSIFTIALPLWKSTNGNII
- a CDS encoding TlpA family protein disulfide reductase; this encodes MKAQHIATLAVISLLSTVAISSCSSSPSATTPATNTVASNAAEVKPNPFAAKDKTNPCAAKDKANPCAAKDKANPCAAKAASTSIGEPLAQKLQGKPVVVDVYATWCPACKNIAPTISDLKKEYEGKVEFVVLDVSDKSTTAAAEATAKELGLSKFLAENKTQTGSLTIIDPATGKVLAQYRNNADKAAYTQVLDKALAR
- a CDS encoding thioredoxin family protein, with product MKVKSLSTVAAIALLSFGTAIALVKPETIQHIQQSVSEAIAGEAAYAQSVGGSLAKKLHGKPVVVDIYASWCPACKNIAPTVSQLKQQYAGKVHFVVLDVSDRASTAQSEAIAQELGLSDFFAANKNRTGSVTIVEPSTGKILSQNYNNPNKSTYTRVLDAALARR
- a CDS encoding cupin: MQAIAQDWLVTNESECIPLALQHNLQDLLEDSRAYPYRLYRFLTDVENIIWQEQDDHLRLQKIYPLVRRLLNNSEWILTSFALPDPETGWSVQILYDEPDFELTVQTVAWSPQSISPIHNHATWGIVALIDGEEKNTFWRRSPTSEFPNHITKTGEHILNAGDILCLMPDAIHQIEAISNEPTISFNLYGITDYQQRFEFDIQEHSAKIF
- a CDS encoding metallophosphatase; protein product: MSHWAILSGIEANLTAYEAVLEDIKRQVPKVTELYILGDVINASAASEKVVERIRNPRIGELVPQVCKGWWEEQVLMLHGFVPDLEPNPLVEKYGVAAAKSLWDNISKETVSWISNLHFAFMEFDCLLVHGSSLSVLEVLTPESSPLLLLDRIARSNANRLFCGRSGQTFRYHIKDGSLNSHVLTLDGEEVSQTFNTSDSLAIGVGNVGGTPNKATYTIYSPNTDIVQFRTVRYGKSKGFGKS
- a CDS encoding ABC transporter ATP-binding protein, with the translated sequence MTANFWDIVRYFKRYRNTAIWSITGSSLFEIIDLAVPYTVGQILNVLSGRSLDPEINSLVIAMAGIFGQSPNPTTALIMLSGLIFVVTVLRAPIQVWIANNFHWEIALKSRRDQTQKAIAKILTLPIEFYDENNAGRIAGRVARGLANHMWSYPEIAGQLIPKVVRILGIFVIICAIAWWISAFFLVSFILVLLGSLQKLKGLVKTEENLDIYQENTESRTSEIITSIKTVKAFANEAKEYKRQSDRLEREAKVSLWGIHIGYVKLGMVRDTVLEACQFVVFGAALFATFGGKMSIGHFITISTLASMAYSEIKPICLLAEVFARRYSSMLRFHEFMKQANGQDAAIALHPDTKYPQYRLTGKVEFRNLTFGYDRDRPVLGKIQFTINPYETVALVGKSGSGKSTLVKLLFRYFEPSSGGILIDGTNITELDITGYRKRLAIVHQEVDIFNGTLMDNLVYGNPTATFAQVQEACAIASVDEFLHLLPRGYNTIVGERGVRLSGGQRQRLGIARALLVNPDILVFDEATSSLDYESERSIQLAMRRIQGTRTTIVIAHRLSTVREADKIVVLDKGAIVEIGSHQQLLAQGGIYHRLHSLQESGELL